The region GATACTGTTGGATAAGTGTTTAAAAATGCTTCAAAATAGGGTAATCCCTGTGCTACTCGCGTTTGTTGTAGGATAATTTCCGATAACCAAATAGCATAAGGATTTTTAGTTTCTCTCCATGGTAAAAAACGTTTGTTTTCTAAATACCAAGTAATGAGTTTGTTAGAAAAAATCATTGTAAAAAGTATTGAATGCAAACTTAAAACTTTATATATTTAAATTTTAATCAATTAAGGTTGAATTATTGGGATATAAATTAATATATTTGCACACTCTAAAAATATCAGACAACAACAAAATATTTATATCTAAAATGACGAAAGCAGACATTGTAGCTAAAATTTCAGAAAAATTAGGGCTTGAAAAAGGTGAGGTACAGGCAACAGTAGAATCTTTTATGGACGAAGTAAAAGTATCTCTAGAAGCTGGTGAGAATGTGTATTTAAGAGGTTTTGGTAGTTTTATTATTAAAACTAGAGCTGAAAAAACAGGAAGAAACATCTCAAAAAACACAACAATCAGAATTCCTGCACACAACATTCCTGCGTTCAAACCAGCTAAGGTGTTTGTAGAAGGCGTAAAGTCAAACACAGAAGTAAAAGTAAAATAATTTATTAATCTCTAAATTACACACATTATGCCAAGTGGTAAAAAAAGAAAAAGACATAAGGTAGCTACGCACAAACGTAAGAAAAGAGCGAGAGCTAACCGTCACAAAAAGAAAAAGTAGTTTAAAACTACTTTTTTCTTTTAGTAGAAAAAGAATACTCAAAAAACTTGCCTTGATAGCAAGGTGAGTTTTTTAGATAGTAATATCTATATTGATGTTTAATCCATCTATACAAACTTGTTCGGTCTGCATAGACTTTGTAATGAATGAGTATGGATAAAAATGTACAGTGTGAATAAAGAGCTAATTATTAGGTCGAATTCTGAAACAGTAGATTTTGCCTTATTAAAAGATGGAAAACTAATTGAACTACATCAAGAGAGAGAAGAGAGTGAAGATGATGGTTTTCAAGTAGGTGATATTTTTATTGCCAAGATTAGAAAGCCTGTAGCAGGACTTAATGCTGCATTTGTTCACGTAGGATTTGAGAAAGATGCATTTTTGCATTATCACGATTTAGGTCCTAACCTTCGAACTTTATTGAAGTTCACTAAACTTGTAAGCGGAGGTAAATTAAAAGATTACTCTCTAAAGAACTTTCCATTTGAAGAAGAAATTGATAAGGATGGAGTGGTTAGTGATGTATTAAGCGCTAATCAGTCTTTATTAGTTCAGATCGTTAAAGAACCTATTTCAACTAAAGGACCTCGTATTAGTTCTGAGCTATCTATAGCTGGACGTTATGTAGTTCTTGTTCCTTTTTCTAATAGAATTTCTATCTCTCAAAAAATAGAGTCTAAAGAAGAAAAAGAACGTTTAAAGAAACTTCTTCAAACAATTAAACCAAAGGGATTTGGAGTAATCGTGCGTACTGTGGCAGAGGGTATGAAAGTTGCGGATATCGATAAAGATTTGCAAAACTTAATGACTCGCTGGAACAATATGTGTAGAAAGCTAAGCGTAGCTCATCATCCTTCTAAAGTACTTGGAGAAGTTAATAAAGCCTCTTCTATTCTTAGAGATGTGTTTAATGATACTTTTACTGGTATCGTTACAGATGATGAAGATATGTTCTTTCAGACGAAAGACTATTTGCAAGAAATAGCTCCTTCGAAAGTTTCTATTGTGAAACACTATCAGTCACTAGAAGTTCCGATTTTCGAGAAATACAATATCGAACGCCAGATTAAGACTTCTTTTGGACGTACCGTATCTATGAGTAAAGGTGCTTATCTTATCATAGAACATACAGAAGCATTGCATGTGATAGATGTAAATAGTGGGAATCGCTCTAACAAAGCTCAATCTCAAGAAGATACCGCTCTTGAAGTAAATCTTATTGCTGCTGCTGAGATAGCTAGACAATTAAGATTGAGAGATATGGGTGGGATTATCGTAGTCGATTTTATTGATATGGGAAATCCAGAAAATAGAAAGACACTATACGATTTTCTAAAAGAGGAAATGAGTGATGATAAAGCAAAACACAAAATCTTGCCTCCTAGTAAATTTGGATTAATCCAAATCACTAGACAACGCGTTAGACCTGAAGTCAACATAGAAACGAGAGAAGAGGACCCTAATGAACATGGTGAAATCGACGCTCCAATCCTTGTAATAGACAAAATAAAGGCTGACCTAGAAAATATTATTTCGAAAGATAAGTCGAAAAAAATTATTTTAAATACTCATCCATTCGTGGCTGCTTATTTGACAAAAGGAATCCCATCGATTAGAGCTAAGTGGTACTTAGAGTTTAAGAAATGGGTAAAAATAGTTCCTCGTGACGCTTACACGTATCTAGAATACCATTTTTTAGATGATAAAGGAAATGAACTTACAGAATAAATAAAAACCCGCTAATCTAGGATTAACGGGTTTTTTTGTATTTATTTTGACTTAGTTATACTTAGTTCTAGTGTAATCTGTATCGTTTTACTATTGCCATCTGCATCTACTATAGTTAAGTAATGTGTTCCTGGTTCGGCTATTATTGATTGTTCATGATATAAAGAGGTCTCTCCTAAGAATTGTTCGTCTAAATACCAGAATAATCTGTTCTCTGGTGTAGTTGTAGCCGCTTTAGCGATAAAGGGCTGTACTCTAGAATAGAAGTCTTTCGTTAGATAGATAAGATCGTTGTGCTTCGGATAAATAAACTCAGTAGCACTCTGCCCATTCGTATTTATACAATCTGCTCTAAATGGTGGCAGATCTTTATAGTTACTATAATGACGTTTATAATAATGTGCCATTGTTGGAGGTAGAATAAACCAGGGCTGATTAACGATATTATCTAGTGATTCGCACATGCTGTTTACTTGAAAAGATTGTGTTAGATCTAAGTGAACTAATTTGTGATATGGACATAACTCCGTTTTCTTCTCTCTATGTGGTACCAAGTCTGTTCGCTTTGGACAATTAGGTCCTGCTAAATAACCTGATTGTATACAGACTTCTGTTTCTTCAAGGTCATTTAAAGGTTGTCCAAACCAGTTACTACGTGGTAGTAAGTTAAACACATCGAATAAAATAGGCCCAGCCATTCTCACTCCACTAATAGAGGGACGCCCTTCCCCCGTGGCATTACCTACCCATATACCTACTACATATTTTTTATTTACTCCGACTGCCCAAGCATCTCTTCCGCCAAAGCTTGTTCCAGTCTTCCAAGCTATTTTAAGAGAGGAGTCATAATATCTCCAGGCTTCATCTCCCTCAGGTCGATTAACCTGAGTAAGTGCTTTAAATGTGTTATAAATAGCTCCTGCGCCTAAT is a window of Myroides oncorhynchi DNA encoding:
- a CDS encoding HU family DNA-binding protein; this translates as MTKADIVAKISEKLGLEKGEVQATVESFMDEVKVSLEAGENVYLRGFGSFIIKTRAEKTGRNISKNTTIRIPAHNIPAFKPAKVFVEGVKSNTEVKVK
- a CDS encoding Rne/Rng family ribonuclease, translating into MNKELIIRSNSETVDFALLKDGKLIELHQEREESEDDGFQVGDIFIAKIRKPVAGLNAAFVHVGFEKDAFLHYHDLGPNLRTLLKFTKLVSGGKLKDYSLKNFPFEEEIDKDGVVSDVLSANQSLLVQIVKEPISTKGPRISSELSIAGRYVVLVPFSNRISISQKIESKEEKERLKKLLQTIKPKGFGVIVRTVAEGMKVADIDKDLQNLMTRWNNMCRKLSVAHHPSKVLGEVNKASSILRDVFNDTFTGIVTDDEDMFFQTKDYLQEIAPSKVSIVKHYQSLEVPIFEKYNIERQIKTSFGRTVSMSKGAYLIIEHTEALHVIDVNSGNRSNKAQSQEDTALEVNLIAAAEIARQLRLRDMGGIIVVDFIDMGNPENRKTLYDFLKEEMSDDKAKHKILPPSKFGLIQITRQRVRPEVNIETREEDPNEHGEIDAPILVIDKIKADLENIISKDKSKKIILNTHPFVAAYLTKGIPSIRAKWYLEFKKWVKIVPRDAYTYLEYHFLDDKGNELTE